The nucleotide sequence CTGTAACAGCATCTTGTCGTTTCACAACAAAAGCATCCTATAAGGGTGCTTTTTTTTATCCCTTTAGCCGTAAAACCTCGCCCTTCAGGGCATAGGTATCTACACAATTTCCATGTTTTGCGTTAAATTGAAGAGCATGCTCTTCAATTTTAACATCTCTCGCTTAGATCAGCGCCTTGTCAAACGTTACAACAACCTCGTTCAACTCAATATGAATCCTCTTGCTTCACTTGCTCCTGCAATCAAAGATATTGCCTCTGCTCAAAAAAATAGTTTCGCAACGACGCAAGCTGTATGGCGGTTTTTAAATAATGATAAAATCTCATTTAAACAATTAAATGAACCTATTCAAAAACTTACTTGTGATCAGATTAAGACATCGCTGCATCGTTATGCTTTAGTTATTCATGATTGGTCACAAATCCAATATGTGACACATCGTAATAAAACCCAAAAACTCCAAAGGACACATCAGTACGACTCAGGCTATGAATTACAAACGAGCTTACTTGTTGATGCTGCTTCTGGACTACCTGTTGCTCCATTAGCTCAGACCCTTTCTAGTGCTTCAGGTTGCTATTCGACATTCAATGAGCAACAGACCGAACGTAAAACCCATTTAGACTCCCTTTCTGAACAAATTCAAAAAGTTGAACAGTTTCCTCTTGATAAAACCTGCGTACATATTATTGATCGTGAAGGAGATTCCATTGCTCATCTCAGGGAATTAAGCAGTCATGGTTTTCAATGGCTTATTCGAGCAAAGGAAGGAAATCGGATTGAGCATCAGGGTGAAATATGTAAAGTTGGAGAAGTTGCTGAACGTATCGAAATACAGCAAGTGAAACCCATTTCTTATAAGGGTAATCAACATATGCTTTATGTTGGAGAAACCAATGTTCGGCTTACCCGTGCTGCAAAATCAAATAAAAAAGATTGTTTAGGTCAAAGAGTTGCTCCTCAGAAAGGTGCTGCAATTGAGGCTAGACTGATTATTGCGGTGGTTAAAGATATTAATGAAAAGACAGTTGCAAGATGGTCATTGATCAGTAATGTACCAACTGAGATTACCGCAGTAGAACTGACGACTTGGTATTACTGGCGTTGGTCAATCGAATGTTATTTCAAACTTCTCAAGCAAGCAGGCCATGATATTGAGTCATGGCTTCAGACTACGCCAGAAGCGATTTTAAGGCGTTTGCTAATCAGTTGTATGGCTTGTGTGTTGACGTGGAGAGTACAGCGTTGTACAGATGAACAAAATCAGAAAGTCCGTGCATTTTTGACTAGACTTTCAGGTAGACAACAGAAAAGAGGCAAGGTAGAGAGTGCGCCTGCCATATTGGCAGGACTCTCGATTTTACTAAATACTCTTCAACTGCTCTCAGAATATTCAATAGATGAACTGAATGAAATCGCAACTATTGCACTAGGTACCTAAAGATGTGTAGATACCTATGCCCTTCAGGCATAGGTATCTACACAATTTCCATGTTTTGCGTTAAATTGAAGAGCATGCTCTTCAATTTTAACATCTCTCGCTTAGATCAGCGCCTTGTCAAACGTTACAACAACCTCGTTCAACTCAATATGAATCCTCTTGCTTCACTTGCTCCTGCAATCAAAGATATTGCCTCTGCTCAAAAAAATAGTTTCGCAACGACGCAAGCTGTATGGCGGTTTTTAAATAATGATAAAATCTCATTTAAACAATTAAATGAACCTATTCAAAAACTTGCTTGTGATCAGATTAAGACATCGCTGCATCGTTATGCTTTAGTTATTCATGATTGGTCACAAATCCAATATGTGACACATCGTAATAAAACCCAAAAACTCCAAAGGACACATCAGTACGACTCAGGCTATGAATTACAAACGAGCTTACTTGTTGATGCTGCTTCTGGACTACCTGTTGCTCCATTAGCTCAGACCCTTTCTAGTGCTTCAGGTTGCTATTCGACATTCAATGAGCAACAGACCGAACGTAAAACCCATTTAGACTCCCTTTCTGAACAAATTCAAAAAGTTGAACAGTTTCCTCTTGATAAAACCTGCGTACATATTATTGATCGTGAAGGAGATTCCATTGCTCATCTCAGGGAATTAAGCAGTCATGGTTTTCAATGGCTTATTCGAGCAAAGGAAGGAAATCGGATTGAGCATCAGGGTGAAATATGTAAAGTTGGAGAAGTTGCTGAACGTATCGAAATACAGCAAGTGAAACCCATTTCTTATAAGGGTAATCAACATATGCTTTATGTTGGAGAAACCAATGTTCGGCTTACCCGTGCTGCAAAATCAAATAAAAAAGATTGTTTAGGTCAAAGAGTTGCTCCTCAGAAAGGTGCTGCAATTGAGGCTAGACTGATTATTGCGGTGGTTAAAGATATTAATGAAAAGACAGTTGCAAGATGGTCATTGATCAGTAATGTACCAACTGAGATTACCGCAGTAGAACTGACGACTTGGTATTACTGGCGTTGGTCAATCGAATGTTATTTCAAACTTCTCAAGCAAGCAGGCCATGATATTGAGTCATGGCTTCAGACTACGCCAGAAGCGATTTTAAGGCGTTTGCTAATCAGTTGTATGGCTTGTGTGTTGACGTGGAGAGTACAGCGTTGTACAGATGAACAAAATCAGAAAGTCCGTGCATTTTTGACTAGACTTTCAGGTAGACAACAGAAAAGAGGCAAGGTAGAGAGTGCGCCTGCCATATTGGCAGGACTCTCGATTTTACTAAATACTCTTCAACTGCTCTCAGAATATTCAATAGATGAACTGAATGAAATCGCAACTATTGCACTAGGTACCTAAAGATGTGTAGATACCTATGCCCTTCAGGGCGGGGATATAAGGCTGCAATCCGCTAGTCCCCCTTGTGGGGATTAGCTAGGATTGCTAATGCGGTGTTTGCTGTTGTTGGATATATTGTTTAATAATCCCAATGGGAGCACCTCCACACGATGCAGCGAAATAACTAGGCGACCACAAAGCATTCCCCCATAATTTGTTTTTAATTTCAGGGTGTTTAGTTCTTAAAATACGACTAGATGCACCTTTTAGGCTGTTAACCAAGCTAGAAATAGCTACTTTTGGTGGATAGTTCACAAGTAAATGAACATGATCATGCTCACCATCAAATTCTACCAACTTAGCTTCAAAGTCTAAGCAAATGCGCTTGAATACTTCATTCATAGTTTCGAGCATAGCTTTGGTAAAAACATCTCTACGATATTTAGCCACAAAGACTAAATGAACGTGCATATTAAAAACACAGTGACGACCTGTTCTAATCTCTTGACTATTATCCATAGACCAAATATATTTTAGTGATGAAGACACTTAAATTACGTATAAAAGACAAACATTGCAAGGTGCTAGACCAATTGGCATCTGAAGTTAATTTTGTCTGGAACTATGTCAATGATTTGTGTTTTAAACACTTGCAAAGAAAACAACAATTCTTTTCAGCTTACGATATTGCTAAATACACGAAAGGTACATCAAAAGAGTGCAATTTGCACAGCCAAACCATACAGGCAGTTGCGGAAGAATTAGTTACTCGAAGAAAGCAATTTAAAAAAGCCAAGCTAAAATGGCGTGTCAGTAACAAAAAAAATGCTAGACGTTCTCTCGGTTGGATTCCATTTAAAAAAGTGGCGGTGAAATATGCCGATGGGTATGTCCAATACGGCAAGCATCAATTCAAGCTATGGGACAGTTACGGACTAAGTAAATACAATGTTAAAACAGGCTCGTTTGTCGAGGATAGCCGAGGGCATTGGTATGTATGTCTTGTGGTTGATTCAATTAAAACAGAGAAAACCACCGCTAAAACCTCAATTGGCATTGATCTAGGACTCAAAGACCTTGCGACTTGCTCAGATGGTGTAAAGTTCAAAGCGCCTAAAATCTATCGTCAATATGAACAAAAACTTGGTATTGCTCAAAGAGCAAGAAATAAAAAACGTGTCAAAGCGATTCATGCCAAGATCAAAAATCTACGTCAAAATATGCTGCATCAATTCAGTCATAAACTGGTGAATGAACATGCAGCCATCTTCGTTGGTAATGTGAATGCCAAAGCATTGGCACAGACAAAATTAGCTAAGTCTGTACTCGATGCAGGTTGGACGACCTTAAGAACCATGCTCAAGTATAAATGCGAGAACGCAGGGGTATGGTATGAAGAAGTCAATGAAGCCTATACCACCCAAACTTGCTCGTGCTGCGGCTCACGCTCCAGTAGTCTGAAAGGTAGAGCAGGACTTGGAATAAGAGAATGGCAGTGTGTGGAGTGCGGTACATTCCACGATAGAGATATAAACTCAGCACTGAATATTCTTGCGCTCGGACATGGGCGTCTCGCAGGAGGAATCTCCGTCCTTTAGGTCGGAGAGGATGTCAAGTTTAATTCTAGATTCTTCATGAAAATCATAAAGAATAACAAGGGAAAAGAATATGAATAATATAGTGAAAAACGGTTTCAAAAAAACCTGTCTGGCAGTTGTTTGTTCGATGTCATTGTTGATGACAGCGTGTAATGACGATGATGATGACCGCCGTATTCCCGTCACTCCTGATGAAAGGATTTTCTTAAGTCAACAGCCTTATACTGCTGATACATTTGCTGAAGCATCGAATATTCAGGTCATGCGCTATAACATGCCAAATGTGCGCGGTGACTTAGCCGAAGCAACTGCTATGGTACTTTATCCGAATACTCCACGACCTCGTGATGGCTGGCGTGTTGTGGTTTGGGAGCATGGAACGGTAGGAAGTGGTGATTCATGTGCGCCAAGTCGTAATTTGCTTAATACAAACTTTAAAACCTTGGCAAGCAGTCTTCTTGCACAAGGATATGTCATCGTCGCCCCGGATTATGAAGGATTAGGTACTCGGGGAATCCATCCTTATTTACATTTGAATAGCGCCGCCCAATCAGCAATTTATGCGGTAAGAGCCTTTAAACAGCAACAAGGTAATAATTTTAATGGAGCATGGGTATCGGTGGAGCAATCGCAAGGAGGACATGCTTCACTTGCTACAGCTCAAGTCGCTGATAATGATCCAAATTACAAGGCAGCGGTTGCAGCTGCACCTGCCTCAAGCTTAGGTGTAATTATTAGTCAGGTAGCACCACAAGCTTTAAAAGACTTGGTCGATGCTGGGCAGGTTGAAACGGCAAAAGCTGTCTATGCTGAATTGCTTGCGTATGCGGCTTATGTAGCTGTAGGCATCAAAGCTTATGAGCCAGATTTTAATTATCGAAATATTTTTTCTGAACGAGCTGGAGTTGTGGCTGAAAAGGCCGAAGGGAGCACTGGCGAAAATGGACTTTGTTTAAGTCCTTTAATTGGTGCTTATATAGAGGACATTAATTTATATCTAAATGAAAATGAGGATAGGACTGTTCTGGATTATCCAGGTTTGGTAAATGATTTTCAGAATAATCCGTCAGTGGCAAAATTCCTAACAGAAAATCAACCTGGAACAGAAAAAATTAATGTGCCTGTGATGATTATTCAAGGAACAGCAGATATGGCAGTACCATATCCAATCACTGAGGCGTTACAGCAAAACTTAGCTGATCTGGGTACATCCGTAACTTTTGTTCCTGTTGAAAATGCATCGCATACGCAAGCGATTGTTCAAAGTAATACTCAATTGGTTGATTTTATTCGTGAACATATGCCAGCAAATACACCACGATAAATGTAAAGGAGCTTCGGCTCCTTTTTGATTGCGTTTAATTCTAGCCTTGAGCTTGCTATAGTGTGGTGCAATGAAAAGTAATGAATATAGGTTTGTTATGTCTCAGCAGCCACAGCCGCGTAGTATTAAAAAGCTGGTGATCTTTGGTACGCTTGCGTTATGTATTCCCATTTTCCTGGTCAGTATGGCTTTCTTAGCCATCAATAGTGATGCAAAAAACCAGGAAAAATATAAGCAGCAACAGGCAGAAATGATTGCCCGTATCAAAGCGCGTGAAGCTGCGGAAAAACAGGCTGCGGAACAGCAGGCACAAGCCGAAGGGCAGGTAACATCGGAAGCTAAGCCTGATCAATAATTTTTTGAATCTATCTTAAATCTCGCTGTAGTTGTCTGATACTCGGAATCTCGGTGTATCGGACAACGGTATAGCCTGCAGCGATCAGCATCGCATCACGTTCCGCATCTTCTTTTTCTTTGCCAATATGACTTGGGTCGTCTAGCTCGATAATTGCCACCACATTATAGTCCCGATCCATCACCACAAAGTCCGTGACCTTGCGGTTGAACTTGCTGCGCATTTTTATATTGTCATGCGTGATTAGCGCGCTAAAAGCCACTTGCACCAAGATATGATGATGTGGAAAGGCATCTTTTAGACGAGTGAACATCTTGCTTTCAAACGGTGTAATGACACGTTTGGGATAAAATTTTTGTCGACGGGCGAAGAGTTGTGGGAAGAGCAGGCAAATCAAGGCAAACGTTGCCAGGCAGCCAATCACAAAGAAAATAATCTGACTCAAATGGAACACGACAGAAGAAATAGCAAATAAAAAAACCCACTTCGCAATGAGTGGGCTTTTTAGGAATCTTGGCTCTCCCACCTGGGCTCGAACCAGGGACCTGCGGATTAACAGTCCGTCGCTCTACCGACTGAGCTATGGGAGAATAGATGGCTCTCCAACCTGGGCTCGAACCAGGGACCTGCGGATTAACAGTCCGTCGCTCTACCGACTGAGCTATTGGAGAATCTGAAAGCGATTATAGAGAGATTTTGAAAGGGGTCAAGGAACTTTTGTGAAAAAAGCGATAATTCTGGTTTGAATGTTTTAAAAATAATCTAAAGACAAGTTAGCTTAGTTATCTGGTTTTAATTTGTTTGAATTTAAAGCTTTTTTTGTAGAAGTAGAATTACGAGTAGGAGGGCTAAAGCATTCAGCATATCTCCTAAAAATATTCGGACAAAAAAATGACACCGATAAAAAAAGCCCACTTCATCATGAGTGGGCTTTTTAGGAATCTTGGCTCTCCCACCTGGGCTCGAACCAGGGACCTGCGGATTAACAGTCCGTCGCTCTACCGACTGAGCTATGGGAGAAAAGTGGCTCTCCAACCTGGGCTCGAACCAGGGACCTGCGGATTAACAGTCCGTCGCTCTACCGACTGAGCTATTGGAGAATCTGATGCGCATTTTAGGGAGGAAAGTGCAGGTCGTCAACCAATTAATTGAAAGAAATGAAACGTTTGCTTTATAAATATGCGTTTATGTGCTCAAAATAAAAAAATCACCCATAAAGGGTGATTTTTTAGGCTTAGAAATAAGAAATTATTTCTCAACACCAGCAGGTTGACCTGCATATTTAGCGTTAGCGTAGTCCCAGTTCACCAGGCTTTCAAGGAAAGTAGAGATATATTTAGGACGAGCGTTACGGTAGTCGATGTAGTAAGCGTGTTCCCAAACGTCGATAGTCAGGACAGCAATTTTACCGTGAGCCATTGGAGTATCAGCATTAGAAGTTTTCAGAATAGAAAGGTTACCGTTTACTTCGTCAGCAACTAACCAAGCCCAACCTGAACCGAATTGAGTAGCAGCAGCGTTAGCAAATTCTTCAGCGAATTTTTCGTAAGAACCGAAAGCTTCGTCAATTTTTGCAGCCAAAGCGCCAGTTGCTTTACCGCCACCGTTTTTAGTTAAGCAGTTCCAGTAGAAAGTGTGGTTCCATACTTGAGCGGCGTTGTTGAATACACCTGCTTTAGAAGCATCGCCAGCAGTTGCTTTGATGATTTCTTCCAGAGTTTTGCCTTCAAGCTCAGTACCAGCGATCAGGTTGTTCAGGTTAACCACGTAAGTGTTGTGGTGTTTGTCGTGGTGGTATTCTAAAGTTTCTTTGCTGATGTGTGGAGCAAGAGCGTCGTAGTCGTATGGTAATGGTGGTAAAGTAATGGTTGTCATGTTTTCAATTCCTTGCATTTTGCTGGGTTTTGACAATAAGTGGCCTTATTGTAATAGAAAAACAGGCAGAAATGCGCATTACAGATAAATAAGAATACAGAATAAAGCCTGAATTTATACGTATAAAGCCGCTGTCAAATACCGTCTGGTGAAATTAAATCGGATTGTTTAATTCGAAGTAACTATACTCAATATTAAACTGCTGTGAAATAGCTTTTGTTAGGCGTTGAACACCATATTTTTCAGTGGCATGATGACCGCAGGCGAAATAATGTACATTTAGTTCTTGTGCTTCATAGAAAGTGCGTTCTGAAACTTCGCCGGAAATATAGGCGTCGCAGTTTTGTGCTGCAGCTTTATGAATAAAATCCTGTGCGCCACCGGTACAGAAGCCGACTTTTTGAATTTCTGTCTTGTCTGCTGGTAAATGAATGGCATCATAGTCCAAGCGTTCTGAGACATAGGCTTTAAAGGCTTCTGGACTCATCGGTTGTTTTAAATAACCGATATTCCCAATTGGGCGGCGTTCATTCGGGTCAAGCGGTTCAAGATGTTCCAGTTCCAGCAGGTCGGCAATGGCTGCATTATTACCAAATGTAGGGTGACTATCTAAAGGTAAGTGATAGCCCACCAGAGAAATATCATTTTTAATTAAGGTCTTAATGCGTTGGCCGCGCATGCCGGTAATCGGATACGGTTCACCTTTCCAGAAATAGCCATGATGTACCAGTAACAGGTCAGCACCTTGGTCAATCGCTGCTTCAATTGCGCCTTGTGAAGCGGTCACGGCACAGAGGATTTTATTGACCTCAGCTTTGCCTTCGATTTGCAAACCATTCGGGGCATAGTCCTTAAATTCAGCAGCAGCTAAAGTCTGGTCACACCACTGAATAATATCCTGTAATTTCGCCATAAATTTCTCGCTAAACCTTTAAATTGCACCCATCAAAACATATTTTGAATTGTAACTAAAGCAGCACAAATCTCTTTTGCATTTTTTATGTTTAGTTTTGTGTTTAGTTTTACAATAGGTCACAAATTACTTTGTCATCAACGAATTAAAAAATTTAGAGGATAATAACGTGCGTCGGACCTTTACATGGTTACCTTGGGTGTTGTTGATCCTAGTGATCATCATTTTTCTTGGGTGGCATCAATATCAGAAGCCCAAGGCACCTGTCGCACCAGATGGTGTGAAGATGCCTGCGGAGAAAGTCGAGCCTTTACTGGAAACGGCACGTACGGGTGGGGTGAGCTCCTATAGTAATGCGGTTAAAGTGGCTGCACCAGCCGTTGTGAATATCTTCACTACCCAGAAAGTGAAGAAACAGGACAATCCTTTATTGAATGATCCGGTGTTCCGTGAGTTTTTTGGGGATCAGCTTCCAGAGCAGTTCTCGCAAGGGCCGAATGAAAACAGTCTGGGTTCTGGGGTGATTGTACGTGCGGATGGTTACATCCTGACCAATAACCACGTGATTGCACGTGCTGATCAGATCATTGTGGCCTTGAATGATGGTCGTCGTGCTGAAGCCAAAGTGATTGGTACTGATCCGGATACGGATCTGGCCGTGATCAAGATTGAACTTGATAAACTGCCGGTCTTGCCATTTAAACTGAGTGGTAATGAGGTCGGAGATGTGGTGCTGGCAATTGGTAACCCGTTTGGTGTTGGCCAAACCGTGACTCAAGGGATTATCTCAGCCACAGGTCGTTCTGATCTGGGGATTAATACCTATGAAGACTTTATTCAGACCGATGCAGCGATTAACCCGGGTAACTCAGGTGGTGCGCTGATTGATGTGGCGGGTAACTTGATTGGGGTGAATACCGCGATCTTCTCGCAATCTGGTGGTTCACTGGGGATTGGCTTTGCAATTCCAGCAAAAATCTGTCAGCAAGTGATGAATGCAATCCTGAAAGACGGTCGTGTAGTGCGTGGCTGGCTCGGTATCAGTTTGATGCCGTCACAGCGCAATGAACTATCGCAGGCGGTTGAGCAGGGTGTGGTCGTTGCAGATGTATTGGCAAATGGTCCTTCAGCCAAAGCCGGTCTAAAACGTGGTGACCGCATTATCAAGGTGGATAAAGAAGTGATTACGACCGCTTCCCACTTGATCAACTATGTGGCATTACAAGCTCCAGGTAGCAAAATCATCATTGAAGTGGAGCGTGATGGCAAGAAACTGGATCTGGAAGTAACTGTTGGTGAACGTCAAGCCCAGCAAAATGCGTCTTCGCAATATATTCCATTGCCACGCTAATCACTAAATCTAGTTTTTTAAAAATCCCTCTTCGGAGGTAATGCCAGTCAGTTAAGAGATTGACTGGCATTTTTTTGGGTATTTCTGTGGTTTCCCTTTCACAACTCGTGGGTAGTTTCTACTTCTTTTTTTCGGTAAAACATACCTTTTAGATTTTTCCATTAAACTTTCTAGATGTTTAGGCAAATTGCCTGCGGAAGCCAAAGAATCAAACTTCAATAGGTTAAGGATAGCAATAGAGGTAATATGAAAGCTCATTCTCAAAGGACTGACTTTTGCACGTTGAGCCATATATTTCATTTGTCTTCTTAGAATATTATAGGCAATAAAGACTCCCCA is from Acinetobacter sp. ANC 7912 and encodes:
- the tnpA gene encoding IS200/IS605 family transposase; the encoded protein is MDNSQEIRTGRHCVFNMHVHLVFVAKYRRDVFTKAMLETMNEVFKRICLDFEAKLVEFDGEHDHVHLLVNYPPKVAISSLVNSLKGASSRILRTKHPEIKNKLWGNALWSPSYFAASCGGAPIGIIKQYIQQQQTPH
- a CDS encoding transposase translates to MKTLKLRIKDKHCKVLDQLASEVNFVWNYVNDLCFKHLQRKQQFFSAYDIAKYTKGTSKECNLHSQTIQAVAEELVTRRKQFKKAKLKWRVSNKKNARRSLGWIPFKKVAVKYADGYVQYGKHQFKLWDSYGLSKYNVKTGSFVEDSRGHWYVCLVVDSIKTEKTTAKTSIGIDLGLKDLATCSDGVKFKAPKIYRQYEQKLGIAQRARNKKRVKAIHAKIKNLRQNMLHQFSHKLVNEHAAIFVGNVNAKALAQTKLAKSVLDAGWTTLRTMLKYKCENAGVWYEEVNEAYTTQTCSCCGSRSSSLKGRAGLGIREWQCVECGTFHDRDINSALNILALGHGRLAGGISVL
- a CDS encoding S1C family serine protease: MRRTFTWLPWVLLILVIIIFLGWHQYQKPKAPVAPDGVKMPAEKVEPLLETARTGGVSSYSNAVKVAAPAVVNIFTTQKVKKQDNPLLNDPVFREFFGDQLPEQFSQGPNENSLGSGVIVRADGYILTNNHVIARADQIIVALNDGRRAEAKVIGTDPDTDLAVIKIELDKLPVLPFKLSGNEVGDVVLAIGNPFGVGQTVTQGIISATGRSDLGINTYEDFIQTDAAINPGNSGGALIDVAGNLIGVNTAIFSQSGGSLGIGFAIPAKICQQVMNAILKDGRVVRGWLGISLMPSQRNELSQAVEQGVVVADVLANGPSAKAGLKRGDRIIKVDKEVITTASHLINYVALQAPGSKIIIEVERDGKKLDLEVTVGERQAQQNASSQYIPLPR
- a CDS encoding DUF2726 domain-containing protein — translated: MFHLSQIIFFVIGCLATFALICLLFPQLFARRQKFYPKRVITPFESKMFTRLKDAFPHHHILVQVAFSALITHDNIKMRSKFNRKVTDFVVMDRDYNVVAIIELDDPSHIGKEKEDAERDAMLIAAGYTVVRYTEIPSIRQLQRDLR
- a CDS encoding transposase, yielding MNPLASLAPAIKDIASAQKNSFATTQAVWRFLNNDKISFKQLNEPIQKLACDQIKTSLHRYALVIHDWSQIQYVTHRNKTQKLQRTHQYDSGYELQTSLLVDAASGLPVAPLAQTLSSASGCYSTFNEQQTERKTHLDSLSEQIQKVEQFPLDKTCVHIIDREGDSIAHLRELSSHGFQWLIRAKEGNRIEHQGEICKVGEVAERIEIQQVKPISYKGNQHMLYVGETNVRLTRAAKSNKKDCLGQRVAPQKGAAIEARLIIAVVKDINEKTVARWSLISNVPTEITAVELTTWYYWRWSIECYFKLLKQAGHDIESWLQTTPEAILRRLLISCMACVLTWRVQRCTDEQNQKVRAFLTRLSGRQQKRGKVESAPAILAGLSILLNTLQLLSEYSIDELNEIATIALGT
- a CDS encoding superoxide dismutase, with amino-acid sequence MTTITLPPLPYDYDALAPHISKETLEYHHDKHHNTYVVNLNNLIAGTELEGKTLEEIIKATAGDASKAGVFNNAAQVWNHTFYWNCLTKNGGGKATGALAAKIDEAFGSYEKFAEEFANAAATQFGSGWAWLVADEVNGNLSILKTSNADTPMAHGKIAVLTIDVWEHAYYIDYRNARPKYISTFLESLVNWDYANAKYAGQPAGVEK
- a CDS encoding Nif3-like dinuclear metal center hexameric protein, yielding MAKLQDIIQWCDQTLAAAEFKDYAPNGLQIEGKAEVNKILCAVTASQGAIEAAIDQGADLLLVHHGYFWKGEPYPITGMRGQRIKTLIKNDISLVGYHLPLDSHPTFGNNAAIADLLELEHLEPLDPNERRPIGNIGYLKQPMSPEAFKAYVSERLDYDAIHLPADKTEIQKVGFCTGGAQDFIHKAAAQNCDAYISGEVSERTFYEAQELNVHYFACGHHATEKYGVQRLTKAISQQFNIEYSYFELNNPI
- a CDS encoding transposase is translated as MNPLASLAPAIKDIASAQKNSFATTQAVWRFLNNDKISFKQLNEPIQKLTCDQIKTSLHRYALVIHDWSQIQYVTHRNKTQKLQRTHQYDSGYELQTSLLVDAASGLPVAPLAQTLSSASGCYSTFNEQQTERKTHLDSLSEQIQKVEQFPLDKTCVHIIDREGDSIAHLRELSSHGFQWLIRAKEGNRIEHQGEICKVGEVAERIEIQQVKPISYKGNQHMLYVGETNVRLTRAAKSNKKDCLGQRVAPQKGAAIEARLIIAVVKDINEKTVARWSLISNVPTEITAVELTTWYYWRWSIECYFKLLKQAGHDIESWLQTTPEAILRRLLISCMACVLTWRVQRCTDEQNQKVRAFLTRLSGRQQKRGKVESAPAILAGLSILLNTLQLLSEYSIDELNEIATIALGT
- a CDS encoding lipase family protein yields the protein MNNIVKNGFKKTCLAVVCSMSLLMTACNDDDDDRRIPVTPDERIFLSQQPYTADTFAEASNIQVMRYNMPNVRGDLAEATAMVLYPNTPRPRDGWRVVVWEHGTVGSGDSCAPSRNLLNTNFKTLASSLLAQGYVIVAPDYEGLGTRGIHPYLHLNSAAQSAIYAVRAFKQQQGNNFNGAWVSVEQSQGGHASLATAQVADNDPNYKAAVAAAPASSLGVIISQVAPQALKDLVDAGQVETAKAVYAELLAYAAYVAVGIKAYEPDFNYRNIFSERAGVVAEKAEGSTGENGLCLSPLIGAYIEDINLYLNENEDRTVLDYPGLVNDFQNNPSVAKFLTENQPGTEKINVPVMIIQGTADMAVPYPITEALQQNLADLGTSVTFVPVENASHTQAIVQSNTQLVDFIREHMPANTPR